GGATGTTCGCGCCGTTATTGCCTGTGATCGTCAACCCGTTCGTCACCGCCGATGCATTGACATTGATCGCCGTCGTGCCCGTCGTCACGGCGGCAGCCCTCGTCCCTGTCCCGACCACGACAGACTCCACGCCCGTCAGCAGGCTGTTGAGCGTGAGCGTCGACGCGGCGGTCGATGTGACGCGCAGTTGATCTGCTACGCCGGCGCCGCCGTCGATGACCTCGTCAGCAGCATAATCCCCAACCGCGCCAATGATGAAGACGTCGTCGCCAGCGTCGCCATAGAGGCTGTCGGAGCCGCCCCCGCCCGTGATCAGATTGGCTGCGGCGTTGCCCCTGATCGTGTTGGCGAGCGCATTGCCTGCGAAATTGAGGAGGCTCGCGCCGGTGGCGCTCGCATCCAGCGCCTCGACGTTGGCCGCCAGCGTGATCGTCCGCGCGACGATGTTGGTCGACGCGCCACGCAGCTGGATCGTGTCCATTCCGGCGTCGGCCGCCTCCGTCACAGTGTCCTGGAGTGCGCCAGCCGTCGTCACGTCGACGATATAGGTGTCGTCGCCGCCAAGCCCGATGAGCGTGTCGGCTCCCTCTGCGCCGTCGAGCACGTCCGCGTCCGCGCCGCCGGTGATCGAATTGGCGAGCGCGTTGCCGGTTCCGGCGAAGCCGCCCGCGCCGGTGAAGACGAGATTCTCCACATTGGCTGCGAGCTGATGCGCGTTCAACGACGTGCGCACCACATCCGTGCCGGCGTTCGCCGCCTCGATCACGACGTCATCGGCGTCGTCAACGATGTAGGTGTCGTTGCCCCTTCCGCCGGACATCGTGTCCGCCCCCAGGCCTCCGTCGAGCGTGTCGGCGCCCCCGTTACCGTCGAGCGTATCGGCGAAGGCCGTGCCCGTCAGGACATTCGCGCCGTTGTTACCCGTGATCGTCAACCCATAAGTGACCGCCGAAGCATCGACATTGATCGCAGTGGCGCCGGTCGTCACGGCGGCGCCTCCCGTCCCTCTTCCGACCACGACGGACTCCACGCCCGTCAGCAGGCTGTTGAGCGTGAGCGTCGACGCGGCGGTCGATGTGACGCGCAGCTGATCCGCGACGCCCGCGCCGCCGTCGATGACCTCGTCCGCCGCATAATCCGCGACCGCGCCAATGATGAAGAGGTCGTCGCCCGCGTCGCCATACAGGTTGTCGGAGCCGCCCCCGCCAGTGATCACATTGGCCGCGGCGTTGCCCATGATCGTGTTGGCGAGCGCATTGCCGGTGAAATTGAGGAGGCTCGCGCCGGTGGCGCTCGCGTCCAGCGTCTCGACATTGGCCGCCAATGTGATCGTCGTCGGGATCTGGTTGGTCGACGCGCCACGCAGCCGGATCGTGTCCGTTCCGGCGCCGGCCGCCTCCGTCACCGTGTCCTGGAGCGCGCCCGTCGTCGTCAGGTCGACGATATAGGTGTCGTCGCCGCCAAGCCCGATGAGCGTGTCGGCTCCCCCTGCGCCGTCGAGCGCGTCTGCGTCCGCGCCGCCGGTGATCGAATTGGCGAGCGCGTTGCCGGTTCCGGCGAAGCCGCCGGCGCCGGTGAAGACGAGATTCTCCAAATTGGCTGCGAGCTGATGCGCGTTCAACGACGTGCGCACCACATCCGTGCCGGCGTTCGCCGCCTCGATCACGACGTCATTGGCGTCGTCAACGATGTAGGTGTCGTTGCCCGTTCCGCCGGACATCGCGTCCGCGCCCAGGCCGCCGTCGAGCGTGTCATTGCCGACGCCGCCGGAAAGAGCGTCATTGGCCGCCGTTCCCGTAATTTGATCGTTGCCTCCCAGACCAAAGACGACCGTGGTTCCATCAGGCGTCGCGATGGTGTTCGCGACGTTTGTCCCGGCGTTGACGACGAATTGCTTGGCGAACTTGTTGCCTGCGCCATCCTGCACGATCAACCATGTGCTGGAAGATGCGGAAAGGGCGGCAATCGTCGTGATCTGCCCTGTCGCCGCGTCGATGCTGAGTCCGTTGAGCGTTTGCGTCGCCCCCGCGCCTTCAGCATTGCTCGCGAAGCTGTATGAATACGTTTCGCTGTCCGAGTTGCTGACTGCCGCAATCGTTCCGAGAACAGCGCCGACCGGTATTGAAGCCGTTCCGTTGAAATTGGACGGGGCGAGCGTGAACGTCCAGTCGATCGGAGCCGTCGTCTCGAAAGTTTCGGCCGCGACGGTCTGGTCGGAGAACTGGAAGTTCTCGACATTGACGACCGTATCCACGCCGTCCGCCGAACCCGCGCGATTGTCCACGATCTGGAAGCCCGCGCCGGTGTCGGTGATCGTGTAGTCCGCCAGAGCGCCGGAGAACACCGCGGTGTCAGCGTCCGCCCCGCCGTCGAGCGAGTCGTCGCCGCCGCCGCCGCGCAGCAGGTCGGCCCCGCCGCCGCCGCTGATGATGTCTGACACAACCGTGCCGAAGATCGTGTTCGCCCCTCCCGAGCCGACCAGATGGATCGTGTCGTTCCCGCCGACCTCCTGGCCCGTCGTGACGAAGCTGTTCGTGACCGGAGAGATGAACGAACCCCAGGCATAGGCGCCCATGCCGACGCCGGTTCCTGTCGGAAACGTCCAGCCCGACGCGTCGAAGCTCGAGTCGCCGCCAACCAGATTGACCGTGATGTCGTTGTCGCCCCAGGCGCCCTTCACAACCAGATTGTTCGAGAGCCCCGAGCCGAACTGAGCCGACGAGAAGATCGCCTGGCCCGGCATCTCCATCGGCATGTAATTGAAGCTCAGGCCTTCAATCGACGCGAAGTTGACGCCCGAGAAGTCGAAATTCTCCTCGTAGTTCGACATTCCCTTGCCGGCCCAGAGGACGTCGCTGCCCTCGCCGCCGTCGATGGTGACATTGGAGCTGAGGTAGGACTGACGGGTGACGTAGAAATTGTCGTCGCCCGCGTCGCCATACAGCGCCGCGCTGGCGACCGTCCCGCCGGCCGCGCCGAAGGCCAGCCAGATCGCGTCCGAACTCTCCCCGCCATGGATCGTGTTGGCGCCCGACCCGCCCCACAGCGTGTCCGCGCCGGTCCCCCCGGTCAGCGTGTTCACGCCGGTCGTGTTCGCAGCGTTGATCTTCACGCCCGCGTTCGAGCCCGTCGCGACGAAGTCCGCCGCGCCCGAAAGCTGCAGCGTCGTCCCCGCCCCAAGCGCCGCGCCGTCAACGGTCAGCACATGATCGTTGCTGTCCGTGATCGTCGTATTGCCCGCGCCCGTCGTGATCTTGCCCAAAGATCCCGGAATCGTCTCGCCGCCGATCCCCGCCGCCAGCGCATTCGCGCCCAGCGTCACGGTCGCCGTCCCGGTGAACTGCAGGCCCTCGAAGTCCGTGACCTTCGCAAAATCCGCGTCCGTCACCGTCACATCCGCATCGGTGAACGACAGGATGTCGCCCGCCGCCGTGTCCTGGTGATAGCCGTCGATCCGCGAAAACGCCGCAAAGGCCCCGGGGTTCGTGAAGGCGACCGTCGTCGAGTGATGTCCGCCCTGCTGGTCGACAAGCGAATAGGCGCTGACGTTCCCCGCCGCATCCGTCGCCGTCGCCGACACACGGCGGTTGCCGTGCTCGGTCTGGTTCGTCTGGAACGACCAGTTGCCGCTCGCATCCGCAACCACATAATCGACGCCCGCGATCACCTTCGTCGCGTCAGCCGGATCCTGCGTATAGGTCGACAAAGCCGTGCGCGCGCCAATCGTGCCGTCGGCGTTCACCGTCGTCGAATAAAGCCGGATGATCGCACCCGCTTCCGCCGTCCCGGAAAGCTTCCAGAGCGGATTCGTCCCGCTGATGATCGGAGACGTCGTATTGTTCCACGACGATATGACAGGAGACGAAGGAAGCGTCACGTCTTCGAGCGTCGAGGCCGCGACGGTCTGATCGGAGAACTGGAAGTTCTCGACATTGACGACCGTGTCCACGCCGTCCGCCGAACCCGCGCGGTTGTCCACGACCCGATAGCCCGCGCCGGTGTCGGTGATCGTGTAGTCCGCCAGAGCGCCGGAGAACACCGCCGTGTCATTGCCCGCGCCGCCGTCGATCGAGTCGTCGCCGCCCGCGCCCGTGAAGGTGTCATCGCCGGCGCCGCCGACAAAGCTCGTGCCCGCGTTCGAGCCCGTCGCGACGAAATCCGCCGCGCCCGAAAGCTGCAGCGTCGTCCCCGCCCCAAGCGCCGCGCCGTCAACCGTCAGCACATGGTCGTTGCTGTCCGTGATCGTCGTATTGCCCGCGCCCGTCGTGATCTTGCCCAGCGATCCCGGAATCGTCTCGCCGCCGATCCCCGCCGCCAGCGCATTCGCGCCCAGCGTCACTGTCGCCGTCCCGGTGAACTGCAGGCCCTCGAAGTCCGTGACCTTCGCAAAATCCGCGTCCGTCACCGTCACATCCGCATCGGTGAACGACAGGATGTCGCCCGCCGCCGTGTCCTGGTGATAGCCGTCGATCCGCGAAAACGCCGCAAAGGCCCCGGGGTTCGTGAAGGCGACCGTCGTCGAGTGATGTCCGCCCTGCTGGTCGACAAGCGAATAGGCGCTGACGTTCCCCGCCGCATCCGTCGCCGTCGCCGACACACGGCGGTTGCCGTGCTCGGTCTGGTTCGTCTGGAACGACCAGTTGCCGCTCGCATCCGCAACCACATAATCGACGCCCGCGATCACCTTCGTCGCGTCAGCCGGATCCTGCGTATAGGTCGACAAAGCCGTGCGCGCGCCAATCGTGCCGTCGGCGTTCACCGTCGTCGAATAAAGCCGGATGATCGCACCCGCTTCCGCCGTCCCGGAAAGCTTCCAGAGCGGATTCGTCCCGCTGATGATCGGAGACGTCGTATTGTTCCACGACGATATGACAGGAGACGAAGGAAGCGTCACGTCTTCGAGCGTCGAGGCCGCGACGGTCTGATCGGAGAACTGGAAGTTCTCGACATTGACGACCGTGTCCACGCCGTCCGCCGAACCCGCGCGGTTGTCCACGACCCGATAGCCCGCGCCGGTGTCGGTGATCGTGTAGTCCGCCAGAGCGCCGGAGAACACCGCCGTGTCATTGCCCGCGCCGCCGTCGATCGAGTCGTCGCCGCCCGCGCCCGTGAAGGTGTCATCGCCGGCGCCGCCGACAAAGCTCGTGCCCGCGTTCGAGCCCGTCGCGACGAAATCCGCCGCGCCCGAAAGCTGCAGCGTCGTCCCCGCCCCAAGCGCCGCGCCGTCAACCGTCAGCACATGATCGTTGCTGTCCGTGATCGTCGTATTGCCCGCGCCCGTCGTGATCTTGCCCAAAGATCCCGGAATCGTCTCGCCGCCGATCCCCGCCGCCAGCGCATTCGCGCCCAGCGTCACGGTCGCCGTCCCGGTGAACTGCAGGCCCTCGAAGTCCGTGACCTTCGCAAAATCCGCGTCCGTCACCGTCACATCCGCATCGGTGAACGACAGGATGTCGCCCGCCGCCGTGTCCTGGTGATAGCCGTCGATCCGCGAAAACGCCGCAAAGGCCCCGGGGTTCGTGAAGGCGACCGTCGTCGAGTGATGTCCGCCCTGCTGGTCGACAAGCGAATAGGCGCTGACGTTCCCCGCCGCATCCGTCGCCGTCGCCGACACACGGCGGTTGCCGTGCTCGGTCTGGTTCGTCTGGAACGACCAGTTGCCGCTCGCATCCGCAACCACATAATCGACGCCCGCGATCACCTTCGTCGCGTCAGCCGGATCCTGCGTATAGGTCGACAAAGCCGTGCGCGCGCCAATCGTGCCGTCGGCGTTCACCGTCGTCGAATAAAGCCGGATGATCGCACCCGCTTCCGCCGTCCCGGAAAGCTTCCAGAGCGGATTCGTCCCGCTGATGATCGGAGACGTCGTATTGTTCCACGACGATATGACAGGAGACGTGGGAATCTGCGCTTCGAAGATGGAAGCCGCGACGGTCTGGTCGGAGAACTGGAAGTTCTCGACATTGACGACCGTATCCACGCCGTCCGCCGAACCCGCGCGATTGTCCACGATCTGGAAGCCCGCGCCGGTGTCGGTGATCGTGTAGTCCGCCAGAGCGCCGGAGAACACCGCGGTGTCAGCGTCCGCCCCGCCGTCGAGCGAGTCGTCGCCGCCGCCGCCGCGCAGCAGGTCGGCCCCGCCGCCGCCGCTGATGATGTCTGACACAACCGTGCCGAAGATCGTGTTCGCCCCTCCCGAGCCGACCAGATGGATCGTGTCGTTCCCGCCGACCTCCTGGCCCGTCGTGACGAAGCTGTTCGTGACCGGAGAGATGAACGAACCCCAGGCATAGGCGCCCATGCCGACGCCGGTTCCTGTCGGAAACGTCCAGCCCGACGCGTCGAAGCTCGAGTCGCCGCCAACCAGATTGACCGTGATGTCGTTGTCGCCCCAGGCGCCCTTCACAACCAGATTGTTCGAGAGCCCCGAGCCGAACTGAGCCGACGAGAAGATCGCCTGGCCCGGCATCTCCATCGGCATGTAATTGAAGCTCAGGCCTTCAATCGACGCGAAGTTGACGCCCGAGAAGTCGAAATTCTCCTCGTAGTTCGACATTCCCTTGCCGGCCCAGAGGACGTCGCTGCCCTCGCCGCCGTCGATGGTGACATTGGAGCTGAGGTAGGACTGACGGGTGACGTAGAAATTGTCGTCGCCCGCGTCGCCATACAGCGCCGCGCTGGCGACCGTCCCGCCGGCCGCGCCGAAGGCCAGCCAGATCGCGTCCGAACTCTCCCCGCCATGGATCGTGTTGGCGCCCGACCCGCCCCACAGCGTGTCCGCGCCGGTCCCCCCGGTCAGCGTGTTCACGCCGGTCGTGTTCGCAGCGTTGATCTTCACGCCCGCGTTCGAGCCCGTCGCGACGAAGTCCGCCGCGCCCGAAAGCTGCAGCGTCGTCCCCGCCCCAAGCGCCGCGCCGTCAACGGTCAGCACATGATCGTTGCTGTCCGTGATCGTCGTATTGCCCGCGCCCGTCGTGATCTTGCCCAGCGATCCCGGAATCGTCTCGCCGCCGATCCCCGCCGCCAGCGCATTCGCGCCCAGCGTCACTGTCGCCGTCCCGGTGAACTGCAGGCCCTCGAAGTCCGTGACCTTCGCAAAATCCGCGTCCGTCACCGTCACATCCGCATCGGTGAACGACAGGATGTCGCCCGCCGCCGTGTCCTGGTGATAGCCGTCGATCCGCGAAAACGCCGCAAAGGCCCCGGGGTTCGTGAAGGCGACCGTCGTCGAGTGATGTCCGCCCTGCTGGTCGACAAGCGAATAGGCGCTGACGTTCCCCGCCGCATCCGTCGCCGTCGCCGACACACGGCGGTTGCCGTGCTCGGTCTGGTTCGTCTGGAACGACCAGTTGCCGCTCGCATCCGCAACCACATAATCGACGCCCGCGATCACCTTCGTCGCGTCAGCCGGATCCTGCGTATAGGTCGACAAAGCCGTGCGCGCGCCAATCGTGCCGTCGGCGTTCACCGTCGTCGAATAAAGCCGGATGATCGCACCCGCTTCCGCCGTCCCGGAAAGCTTCCAGAGCGGATTCGTCCCGCTGATGATCGGAGACGTCGTATTGTTCCACGACGATATGACAGGAGACGAAGGAAGCGTCACGTCTTCGAGCGTCGAGGCCGCGACGGTCTGATCGGAGAACTGGAAGTTCTCGACATTGACGACCGTGTCCACGCCGTCCGCCGAACCCGCGCGGTTGTCCACGACCCGATAGCCCGCGCCGGTGTCGGTGATCGTGTAGTCCGCCAGAGCGCCGGAGAACACCGCCGTGTCATTGCCCGCGCCGCCGTCGATCGAGTCGTCGCCGCCCGCGCCCGTGAAGGTGTCATCGCCGGCGCCGCCGACAAAGCTCGTGCCCGCGTTCGAGCCCGTCGCGACGAAATCCGCCGCGCCCGAAAGCTGCAGCGTCGTCCCCGCCCCAAGCGCCGCGCCGTCAACCGTCAGCACATGATCGTTGCTGTCCGTGATCGTCGTATTGCCCGCGCCCGTCGTGATCTTGCCCAAAGATCCCGGAATCGTCTCGCCGCCGATCCCCGCCGCCAGCGCATTCGCGCCCAGCGTCACGGTCGCCGTCCCGGTGAACTGCAGGCCCTCGAAGTCCGTGACCTTCGCAAAATCCGCGTCCGTCACCGTCACATCCGCATCGGTGAACGACAGGATGTCGCCCGCCGCCGTGTCCTGGTGATAGCCGTCGATCCGCGAAAACGCCGCAAAGGCCCCGGGGTTCGTGAAGGCGACCGTCGTCGAGTGATGTCCGCCCTGCTGGTCGACAAGCGAATAGGCGCTGACGTTCCCCGCCGCATCCGTCGCCGTCGCCGACACACGGCGGTTGCCGTGCTCGGTCTGGTTCGTCTGGAACGACCAGTTGCCGCTCGCATCCGCAACCACATAATCGACGCCCGCGATCACCTTCGTCGCGTCAGCCGGATCCTGCGTATAGGTCGACAAAGCCGTGCGCGCGCCAATCGT
The DNA window shown above is from Methylocystis echinoides and carries:
- a CDS encoding bluetail domain-containing putative surface protein, with amino-acid sequence MVDYIAQPGVQNLTGTSGDDKFVFNYDQVDSSGAPSPQHDIDLGDIINGGAGYDSLWAGNTMDTGYSENFDFRPVTFVSIEELNFNWMKMPMPGSVKFNSSQFGTGLSNNLVVKGAWDVNDITVILDTANFDASGWTFPTPSTTTIGGVPAGGSFYAWGPYIYQGSGAYNGTEVGAFGGADTIHLVGSSVANNIVGSIVADIITGGDGDDTIKGLGGRDSLDGGIGTDTAVFTGNRSDYTVTQVGAIFTVVDNRAGSPDGTDTVTNVENFQFANIILSAADVVAGAPSDTTPPSAPAISSWNNTTSPIISGTNPLWKLSGTAEAGAIIRLYSTTVNADGTIGARTALSTYTQDPADATKVIAGVDYVVADASGNWSFQTNQTEHGNRRVSATATDAAGNVSAYSLVDQQGGHHSTTVAFTNPGAFAAFSRIDGYHQDTAAGDILSFTDADVTVTDADFAKVTDFEGLQFTGTATVTLGANALAAGIGGETIPGSLGKITTGAGNTTITDSNDHVLTVDGAALGAGTTLQLSGAADFVATGSNAGTSFVGGAGDDTFTGAGGDDSIDGGAGNDTAVFSGALADYTITDTGAGYRVVDNRAGSADGVDTVVNVENFQFSDQTVAASTLEDVTLPSSPVISSWNNTTSPIISGTNPLWKLSGTAEAGAIIRLYSTTVNADGTIGARTALSTYTQDPADATKVIAGVDYVVADASGNWSFQTNQTEHGNRRVSATATDAAGNVSAYSLVDQQGGHHSTTVAFTNPGAFAAFSRIDGYHQDTAAGDILSFTDADVTVTDADFAKVTDFEGLQFTGTATVTLGANALAAGIGGETIPGSLGKITTGAGNTTITDSNDHVLTVDGAALGAGTTLQLSGAADFVATGSNAGVKINAANTTGVNTLTGGTGADTLWGGSGANTIHGGESSDAIWLAFGAAGGTVASAALYGDAGDDNFYVTRQSYLSSNVTIDGGEGSDVLWAGKGMSNYEENFDFSGVNFASIEGLSFNYMPMEMPGQAIFSSAQFGSGLSNNLVVKGAWGDNDITVNLVGGDSSFDASGWTFPTGTGVGMGAYAWGSFISPVTNSFVTTGQEVGGNDTIHLVGSGGANTIFGTVVSDIISGGGGADLLRGGGGDDSLDGGADADTAVFSGALADYTITDTGAGFQIVDNRAGSADGVDTVVNVENFQFSDQTVAASIFEAQIPTSPVISSWNNTTSPIISGTNPLWKLSGTAEAGAIIRLYSTTVNADGTIGARTALSTYTQDPADATKVIAGVDYVVADASGNWSFQTNQTEHGNRRVSATATDAAGNVSAYSLVDQQGGHHSTTVAFTNPGAFAAFSRIDGYHQDTAAGDILSFTDADVTVTDADFAKVTDFEGLQFTGTATVTLGANALAAGIGGETIPGSLGKITTGAGNTTITDSNDHVLTVDGAALGAGTTLQLSGAADFVATGSNAGTSFVGGAGDDTFTGAGGDDSIDGGAGNDTAVFSGALADYTITDTGAGYRVVDNRAGSADGVDTVVNVENFQFSDQTVAASTLEDVTLPSSPVISSWNNTTSPIISGTNPLWKLSGTAEAGAIIRLYSTTVNADGTIGARTALSTYTQDPADATKVIAGVDYVVADASGNWSFQTNQTEHGNRRVSATATDAAGNVSAYSLVDQQGGHHSTTVAFTNPGAFAAFSRIDGYHQDTAAGDILSFTDADVTVTDADFAKVTDFEGLQFTGTATVTLGANALAAGIGGETIPGSLGKITTGAGNTTITDSNDHVLTVDGAALGAGTTLQLSGAADFVATGSNAGTSFVGGAGDDTFTGAGGDDSIDGGAGNDTAVFSGALADYTITDTGAGYRVVDNRAGSADGVDTVVNVENFQFSDQTVAASTLEDVTLPSSPVISSWNNTTSPIISGTNPLWKLSGTAEAGAIIRLYSTTVNADGTIGARTALSTYTQDPADATKVIAGVDYVVADASGNWSFQTNQTEHGNRRVSATATDAAGNVSAYSLVDQQGGHHSTTVAFTNPGAFAAFSRIDGYHQDTAAGDILSFTDADVTVTDADFAKVTDFEGLQFTGTATVTLGANALAAGIGGETIPGSLGKITTGAGNTTITDSNDHVLTVDGAALGAGTTLQLSGAADFVATGSNAGVKINAANTTGVNTLTGGTGADTLWGGSGANTIHGGESSDAIWLAFGAAGGTVASAALYGDAGDDNFYVTRQSYLSSNVTIDGGEGSDVLWAGKGMSNYEENFDFSGVNFASIEGLSFNYMPMEMPGQAIFSSAQFGSGLSNNLVVKGAWGDNDITVNLVGGDSSFDASGWTFPTGTGVGMGAYAWGSFISPVTNSFVTTGQEVGGNDTIHLVGSGGANTIFGTVVSDIISGGGGADLLRGGGGDDSLDGGADADTAVFSGALADYTITDTGAGFQIVDNRAGSADGVDTVVNVENFQFSDQTVAAETFETTAPIDWTFTLAPSNFNGTASIPVGAVLGTIAAVSNSDSETYSYSFASNAEGAGATQTLNGLSIDAATGQITTIAALSASSSTWLIVQDGAGNKFAKQFVVNAGTNVANTIATPDGTTVVFGLGGNDQITGTAANDALSGGVGNDTLDGGLGADAMSGGTGNDTYIVDDANDVVIEAANAGTDVVRTSLNAHQLAANLENLVFTGAGGFAGTGNALANSITGGADADALDGAGGADTLIGLGGDDTYIVDLTTTGALQDTVTEAAGAGTDTIRLRGASTNQIPTTITLAANVETLDASATGASLLNFTGNALANTIMGNAAANVITGGGGSDNLYGDAGDDLFIIGAVADYAADEVIDGGAGVADQLRVTSTAASTLTLNSLLTGVESVVVGRGTGGAAVTTGATAINVDASAVTYGLTITGNNGANVLTGTAFADTLDGNGGADTLDGGLGADTMSGGRGNDTYIVDDADDVVIEAANAGTDVVRTSLNAHQLAANVENLVFTGAGGFAGTGNALANSITGGADADVLDGAEGADTLIGLGGDDTYIVDVTTAGALQDTVTEAADAGMDTIQLRGASTNIVARTITLAANVEALDASATGASLLNFAGNALANTIRGNAAANLITGGGGSDSLYGDAGDDVFIIGAVGDYAADEVIDGGAGVADQLRVTSTAASTLTLNSLLTGVESVVVGTGTRAAAVTTGTTAINVNASAVTNGLTITGNNGANILTGTAYADALNGNGGADTLDGGLGADLLTGGAGNDVFVYTDPSASMLAAYDSIADVQAGDRFNIGHTVAAADFQTLASVASNDLGQDLINLLSGISSGNLAANGATMVSLTGAGSAAGTYLVINDATAGFDAATDTVVRVQNGAQITASSFAA